In a single window of the Bacillus mycoides genome:
- a CDS encoding ABC transporter permease, with the protein MFKLMKLEWKKHKLSSYFKGVAICIIAIFAAVSLMALGMKGEGDATITDFTKYMILANLIIRITFIIFSSVILSRLVIDEYKNKTMQLLFMYPLQRKVVMGAKLAIVFSFCFVSTIIVTFIISLLLFCMNPMMGLLETPVTMGEIISTVPATFINAFMISGISLIPLFFGMRKKSAPTTITSAVIIAMIINGNVGTGNGQVSMFNFIAIPMVFCLLGIFISYLSYRKIDKIDVA; encoded by the coding sequence ATGTTTAAATTAATGAAACTTGAATGGAAGAAACATAAATTATCTAGTTACTTTAAAGGGGTAGCCATTTGCATTATAGCAATTTTTGCTGCGGTGAGCCTTATGGCATTGGGAATGAAAGGTGAAGGAGACGCGACAATCACTGACTTCACAAAATATATGATTTTAGCAAATCTTATTATTAGGATAACATTCATTATTTTTAGTTCGGTCATTTTATCACGTTTAGTAATTGATGAGTACAAGAATAAAACAATGCAATTATTGTTTATGTACCCACTGCAAAGAAAAGTGGTAATGGGAGCGAAATTAGCAATTGTTTTTAGTTTTTGCTTTGTGAGCACGATTATCGTTACTTTCATTATTAGTTTGCTTCTATTCTGTATGAATCCAATGATGGGCCTACTTGAAACACCTGTTACGATGGGCGAAATAATATCTACTGTTCCGGCTACTTTTATAAATGCATTTATGATATCTGGTATAAGTTTAATTCCTTTATTTTTTGGTATGAGAAAGAAATCGGCACCGACAACGATTACTTCTGCAGTAATAATCGCGATGATAATTAACGGTAACGTTGGTACTGGAAACGGTCAAGTAAGTATGTTTAATTTCATAGCTATCCCAATGGTGTTTTGTTTATTAGGAATTTTCATTAGTTATCTTTCGTATCGTAAAATCGACAAGATTGATGTGGCGTAG
- a CDS encoding DUF4097 family beta strand repeat-containing protein, which yields MKKIIVIAILLITIASMVFGFKTFHRKDFKKENSFEINNIKEIEVDNENWDIEFKSTDSNKIVISAQGQRLDKEIDPVKIENDGNKMMIKQEQKMNGFVNGFTFRKKNIISIFIPKKEIDKIVLNNKSGDVKISDIAVKHIVTKSKSGDEMIVGLSAEKGEFISQSGELVLKDSSVQELNIKSTTGDNYITNVSNSNMNITSTSGEVLLKDMKEGKSLFVETKSGDIGVRYKGVPASLKLTAKSNSADIMVNVNGLKKDKNTEKIKEGTIGDAKNKVEILSETGVIYID from the coding sequence GTGAAAAAAATAATAGTAATTGCAATTTTATTGATTACAATTGCTAGTATGGTTTTTGGTTTTAAGACATTTCATAGGAAAGATTTTAAGAAAGAAAATTCTTTTGAGATAAATAATATAAAAGAAATAGAAGTGGACAATGAAAACTGGGATATTGAATTTAAAAGTACAGACTCTAATAAAATAGTAATTTCCGCTCAAGGTCAACGATTAGATAAAGAGATAGATCCCGTTAAAATAGAAAATGACGGAAATAAAATGATGATTAAGCAAGAACAGAAGATGAACGGATTCGTTAATGGTTTTACGTTTAGGAAGAAGAATATCATTTCTATATTTATTCCGAAGAAAGAAATAGATAAAATTGTATTAAATAATAAATCTGGTGATGTGAAAATAAGCGATATAGCAGTGAAACATATCGTCACAAAAAGCAAGTCTGGAGATGAAATGATTGTAGGACTATCCGCAGAGAAAGGTGAATTCATATCGCAAAGTGGAGAGTTAGTTCTAAAAGATAGTTCAGTACAAGAGTTAAATATAAAGTCTACGACTGGTGATAACTATATAACAAATGTAAGTAACTCAAATATGAACATCACTTCAACATCTGGGGAAGTATTACTGAAAGATATGAAAGAAGGAAAATCATTATTTGTAGAAACAAAATCAGGAGATATTGGCGTAAGGTATAAAGGTGTTCCGGCTTCATTGAAACTTACGGCTAAAAGTAATTCGGCTGACATAATGGTGAATGTAAACGGACTTAAGAAAGATAAAAATACAGAAAAGAT